The Candidatus Korarchaeum sp. genome segment GGACGTTCCTGAACCTAACCTTACCTACCCTGCCATTCCTGACCTCCACGTAAGCTCTGACTAGGCCGGAGGGTGTCTCTATCCTCACTTCAGTGAGCGGCTCAGTGGCATCGACGATGCCAGTGAGGACAGCTACTTTAGCTAGAGCTATCACAGCGTGGCCGCACCCAGTGCTGTATCCCTCATTGTGCATGAATATTACCCCGAAGTGCGCTTCAGGGAGAGAAGGTTCAGTTATAACTGCACCGTACATATCCGCATGACCCCTGGGCTCCAAGATTAGAGCTCTCCTTATGTGATCTAAGTTCTTCATGAAGTACCTCCTCTTCTCAAGCACGCTCCTCCCTTCGATAGCCGGAATCCCTGATGTTATTATCCTGAGGGGCTCGCCCTCAGTATGCGTTTCTAAAGTAGTTATCCTCAACCAGCCGGCTGGCGGTTCCCAACCCCCGAGCTTAGCCAGAACCTCCAAGGTATCACCAGCTGGAAAATTGAGGTGGATAATAAAAAGGGAGTTAGGAGGAACTAGCTATACTACTCTTCACTCTCTCCCTAACGTCCTTAGGTATATATGGCCTCTCAGGAAGGACTCCCTGAGGCCTGTAAATCAGTATGAGAGCTGTTATGGCACCTAGGAGTATCTGATAGAGCCAGATCACATCGAATGGTAGGATGCCGACGAACTCATGCTTGTAGTAAGTTATGAACCTGTCTAAAGCGACGAAAGTCGTAGCGCCTACTAACGCACCCTTGTTATTACCTAGACCTCCCAGTAATATCATGAGCCAGGGGAGGAAGGTCCAGTTGAACCTCACGAACTGCCCCGGCATCACGCTCCCATTGAAGAAGGCCCATAGGACGCCGGATATCCCGCAGAATGCGGACCCTATCACTATAGCTATAGCCCTGTATTTCACTAAGCTCTTGCCTAGAGCAGCTGCTGCGACTTCATTATCCCTTATAGCCTTCATAGTCCTCCCCATCGGCGTCCTCCCTAAGTACTCAGCGTAAGCGTATATGATCAGGGCTACTATGAGCATGGCAACTGTCGTAGCAACTATAGTATTTTTCCCAGCCCAACCGAAGACCGACGGAACTTGCACTCCATATTCCCCACCTATCAATGGTCTATAAGCCCTAGCGATTACATTCATTATCTCCCCGAATGCGAGGAGAGTTATAGCTAGGTAGTCGATCCTCAACCTTATAGCGGGAGCTACTTGGATGATCCCGAGGACCGCGCCTATTACAGCGCCTATTACTAAGCATAATATGAAGAGAGCTATAGATAGGAGGGGCTGGGAACTCAGGACAGGATTTATCAGAGCTATCACACCCGAGCTCTCATATATAGGATCTAAATTCGTCTTTATACCGAGGACCCATAGGGCTATTCTCGTAGAGAGGTTCCCTATTATATATGCAGCTCCAGCTGCGGGGAAGACCAATCCGAACTGCGGGATCCCGGCGAACCCTCTCTGTATGTTCAAGCTCACTGTCAGTATCAAGTACACGGAATATACTGCTATGAAGCTAGTGACGAACAATGAGATCTGCTCGAGTATCTGCTCCATCTCAGACACCCCTCCTCCTCATTATCAAGGGAGCCAGGCCCGTTGGAAGTGCTGCTAGCGTTATCACCATTATGCCTAGGGGTATTATCATCATGTAGTTTATTATATCGGGACCTACTACTGAGGCCAAGGAGGAGAGAAGCAATATCTTCGCGAATCCTAGGAGGAAACTCCCGATAGGTGCCCCTATTAAGTGATCGAGCCCACCCACTATGCTAGCGCAGAACATCTCGGCTAAGTAATAGGTACCGGTGTAGACACTGCACATCTGGTAGAATGGGAGCAGAGCCCCAGCTACTCCAGCAGTGGCTCCCGCTATGAACCAAGAGATCAGGAGCATCCTCGAGACATTTACCCCTAGAGTCTGCGCTAATGATGGGTTCTCCATGCAAGCTCTCAGTGCTACACCCAAGTCCGTCCTGTAGAGCAAGAGCTGGAGCGCTACCATCGTGGCGAGGAATGCCGCGAGTGATATGAAAACTATTCCCCGAATTCCGGCTATATCAAAATCCATTGGGACAAAGTATATATTCCTTGATAATATCTTGAACTCAAATTGGAGTATATCAGCTAGGATGTTGAGGACTCCGTACATCAGTATATCGAAGGAGAGAGTTGCTATCATGAGGAGGAATATCGATGCCTTCCTTCTCCTCAGAGGCTCCAGCATGTAGAAGAGCAATACAGCTTCCAAACCACTCAAGATGAAACCTAGGGGTACTCCCCAGTATGGGTGGAAACCGAAAACCCAAGCTATTGTCGATGAGTATATACCAGTCGTTACGAAGGATGCGTGAGCGAAGTTAGGAACTCTAGTTGTTCTGTAAAGGAGAGTGATCCCTATAGCGGTTAATGAAAGTATGGAGGACCAAATTAGAGCTTGTATAAAGGTACCGAAGGAGATAACAGCTTGCATTCAATCACCCATCCCCAAATAGAGCTTCATTATCTCCCTCTCGCCCATGAGCTCCGAGGGCAGGCCCTTGAAGACCACCTGACCGCTCACGATCACATAAACCTTATCAGCAACTTCAAGGGCCTTATGAACGTTTTGTTCAACCATTACTATGCTCAACTCTTTCTGGTCCCTTATCTCACCTATCTTCTTCGTTATAAGGCTCACGTAGAGGGGCATAAGACCTGCTGTAGGTTCGTCTAGTAGCAAGAGCTTCGGGTTCCTCACTAAACCTATGCTTATAGCTAACATCTGCCTCTCCCCCCCGCTGAGAGTCCCAGCCCTCTGCTTCTTCCTCTCCTTGAGTATTGGGAAGAGCTCGTATACGTAATCCAGCATATCCGAACTTTTGTCCTTGGAAAAGGCCATCGCGATCCTCAGATTTTCATCTACTGAGAGCTCAGAGAATATATTTATCATCTGCAGCACATATGCGACCCCCTTCCTCGCTATGCTGTGAGGGGGTAGCTTCGAGATCTCCTCACCATCGAGCTTTATGCTGCCTGAATAAATGTCAGCGATCCCGAAGATGCTATTCAGTAGAGTCGTCTTCCCCGCGCCATTAGGACCGAGTACAGCGACTATCTCCTTCTTCCCACAATCTATCGAGACATCATATAGTACGTGCAACTTCCCATAACCCGAGTTCAGATTCTCGATCCTCAGCATATCAACCACCCACATAAACCATCCTGACTTGCTCATTCCTAGCTATCTCATCTGGAGTCCCGCTCGCTATTATCCTCCCCTGGTGCATAGCATATACGAAATCGACGTATTTTAGGGCTATATCGAGCCTGTGCTCTATTATCAGGAAAGTGATTCTCATCTCATCCCTCAATTTAACTATGTGCGAGAATATATTATGAGCGAGCTTAGGGTTCACTCCCGCGATTGGCTCATCTAAAGCGATCATCTTAGCTCCAGACATGAGAGCTCTACCTATCTCGATTAACTTCAAAGCTCCAGCATCGAGAGAAGCTGGTTCCTTATCCCAATAGTTCTCAAGACCCAGTATCTTCATTACTTGGACAGCTCTATCCACAATCTCCCTCTCATAATCCCTCCACGACGATCTGAGTAAGTGCTTCGTGAAGGACTCGCCGGGATGGTCTCTCGCTGCCAGCAGGAGGTTCTCGAGTACAGATAACTGGAGGAAGGGAGAGGGTATCTGGAAGGTCCTAACGAAGCCCTTCTCATACATCTTGTGCAGCGGCAGACCCGTGACATCCTCTCCCATGAAGTAGACCTTGCCGCCATCGGGCTTATAATAACCGCTCACTGCGTTTACGAAAGTGGTCTTCCCGCATCCATTCGGACCTATCAGTAGCGTTATTGAACTATCCTCGACCCCTATGCTGACCTCATTAACGGCTATCAATCCCCCGAACCTCTTGACGAGCTTATCAGTTTTCAATATCATGAATACACCCTCCTCAGAGTCTCGCTATCGATTAGCTTACTGCTTTTTAAAAAACCATTGTGGGGATGTAAAGCGAGTTGTGGTTATTCAAAACCTAAAAAATGTTAGAGTATGTTTAAGAGCCTAAGGGGTGATACCAGGTTATGCTGTCCGAGATTGGGTCGTACATACCCACAAGTACCATCTTGTTATTTATTATAGCCCATATCTCCTCGCTCTGCGACTTCCTGTCGTTCTTCTCGTTGAGCTCAGTGTTCCCGCTCACTCCCCAGTACATCTTGGCCACGTAGGGTATAGCAGCCTTTATAGCGTCAGCGTCATACTTCCCAGCCAGTAGAGTAGATAGAGCGAGCACCCAAGCAGCATCGTATGCCTGAAGCGCCCATATGTCGGGCTCCATCCCTATCTCCTTCTTGACAGTCTCAACTATCCTCCTCTTCAGAGGAGTATCCGGCGCTGTGTACTGCACGCATACGACTCTTACTTTAGAGGCTAGATCAGCAGCGTTCTTGAGCACGACATCAGCAGGGTATATAGTATCTGGAGTTATCCACTGTAGATTGAGCAGGAAGCTCTTCCTAGCGTTAGCCTGTGTCAGGAGCAGTGTGAGGTCCTCCTGCCATCCGTTGTCGAATACAGCTACCTTCTCCCCCTTATCAACGTAAGGCTTGGCAGCAGCCTCCATCTGATCCAATAGCGCTGAGAAGTCCTTCATATCAGGTGGATACACTGCATTGAGCAATACAGTGACTCCGTACTGCGGGGCCAAGCTCACGAAGGCGTCCCTAACTGCTAAGTTGTATACGTCATCTATAGTTATAGTGACAACGTACTTTATCCCTAAGGTCTTGAGGACGTTGAGCAGGGCTTTGGAGTCAGGAATTGAGGACTCAGCGGTAATCCTGAATAGGTAACCGCCCGGAGGAGCCACCCTCTCCCTGGGAGCTGTGGATGCAGAGGACATGACTATGACCTTCTGTGTGTTAGAAAACTCAGCTAAGCTCTTCGTCTGCTTGCTCGTCAGTGATCCGAATATGACCTTGATCCCCTTGGCGGCGAGGGATTGGGCCCTCTGAAGAGTCAAGCTTGGATTTGTCTCATCATCCTCGAAGTAGAACTTGAATCTAACGTTGAGCCCTATCGCCTTCACGAAATCATTTATGTCTTTCTCAGCTATCTTAGCTATGACCTCCGACTGAAGGCCTGAGGAGGCCCAAGTGCCGCTCCTGGATACGATCACTCCGAAAGGTATCTCGCTCGGAAGGGCTGCTGCTGTAGTGGTGATTGTCACAGTAGTCGCAG includes the following:
- a CDS encoding branched-chain amino acid ABC transporter permease — translated: MQAVISFGTFIQALIWSSILSLTAIGITLLYRTTRVPNFAHASFVTTGIYSSTIAWVFGFHPYWGVPLGFILSGLEAVLLFYMLEPLRRRKASIFLLMIATLSFDILMYGVLNILADILQFEFKILSRNIYFVPMDFDIAGIRGIVFISLAAFLATMVALQLLLYRTDLGVALRACMENPSLAQTLGVNVSRMLLISWFIAGATAGVAGALLPFYQMCSVYTGTYYLAEMFCASIVGGLDHLIGAPIGSFLLGFAKILLLSSLASVVGPDIINYMMIIPLGIMVITLAALPTGLAPLIMRRRGV
- a CDS encoding branched-chain amino acid ABC transporter permease; this encodes MEQILEQISLFVTSFIAVYSVYLILTVSLNIQRGFAGIPQFGLVFPAAGAAYIIGNLSTRIALWVLGIKTNLDPIYESSGVIALINPVLSSQPLLSIALFILCLVIGAVIGAVLGIIQVAPAIRLRIDYLAITLLAFGEIMNVIARAYRPLIGGEYGVQVPSVFGWAGKNTIVATTVAMLIVALIIYAYAEYLGRTPMGRTMKAIRDNEVAAAALGKSLVKYRAIAIVIGSAFCGISGVLWAFFNGSVMPGQFVRFNWTFLPWLMILLGGLGNNKGALVGATTFVALDRFITYYKHEFVGILPFDVIWLYQILLGAITALILIYRPQGVLPERPYIPKDVRERVKSSIASSS
- a CDS encoding ABC transporter ATP-binding protein, with translation MILKTDKLVKRFGGLIAVNEVSIGVEDSSITLLIGPNGCGKTTFVNAVSGYYKPDGGKVYFMGEDVTGLPLHKMYEKGFVRTFQIPSPFLQLSVLENLLLAARDHPGESFTKHLLRSSWRDYEREIVDRAVQVMKILGLENYWDKEPASLDAGALKLIEIGRALMSGAKMIALDEPIAGVNPKLAHNIFSHIVKLRDEMRITFLIIEHRLDIALKYVDFVYAMHQGRIIASGTPDEIARNEQVRMVYVGG
- a CDS encoding ABC transporter ATP-binding protein — protein: MLRIENLNSGYGKLHVLYDVSIDCGKKEIVAVLGPNGAGKTTLLNSIFGIADIYSGSIKLDGEEISKLPPHSIARKGVAYVLQMINIFSELSVDENLRIAMAFSKDKSSDMLDYVYELFPILKERKKQRAGTLSGGERQMLAISIGLVRNPKLLLLDEPTAGLMPLYVSLITKKIGEIRDQKELSIVMVEQNVHKALEVADKVYVIVSGQVVFKGLPSELMGEREIMKLYLGMGD
- a CDS encoding ABC transporter substrate-binding protein — protein: MRRGISTPVLALLLIIMLLIGVAIGYFIPRPAAVQTVTVTGPATTVTITTTAAALPSEIPFGVIVSRSGTWASSGLQSEVIAKIAEKDINDFVKAIGLNVRFKFYFEDDETNPSLTLQRAQSLAAKGIKVIFGSLTSKQTKSLAEFSNTQKVIVMSSASTAPRERVAPPGGYLFRITAESSIPDSKALLNVLKTLGIKYVVTITIDDVYNLAVRDAFVSLAPQYGVTVLLNAVYPPDMKDFSALLDQMEAAAKPYVDKGEKVAVFDNGWQEDLTLLLTQANARKSFLLNLQWITPDTIYPADVVLKNAADLASKVRVVCVQYTAPDTPLKRRIVETVKKEIGMEPDIWALQAYDAAWVLALSTLLAGKYDADAIKAAIPYVAKMYWGVSGNTELNEKNDRKSQSEEIWAIINNKMVLVGMYDPISDSITWYHPLGS